A window from Mangifera indica cultivar Alphonso chromosome 2, CATAS_Mindica_2.1, whole genome shotgun sequence encodes these proteins:
- the LOC123198508 gene encoding NADPH-dependent aldehyde reductase-like protein, chloroplastic — protein MAGETTHRSLDGRVAIVTGASRGIGKAIAIHLHSLGARVVINYASNSTQADLVVSELNSSGTTSSPRAIAVKADVSDPDQVKLLFDQAEQAFESKIHMLINCAGVLNPKYPTLANTTVEDWDATFNVNTRGAFLCAKEAGNRLIRGGGGRIILISTSVVGALLPGYAAYAASKAAMETMAKILAKELKGTGITVNCVAPGPVATEMFFAGKSEELVNRIVDACPLGRLGEPKDVSKFVGFLGSDDGEWINGQIIRVNGGFVV, from the coding sequence ATGGCTGGGGAAACAACTCACAGATCTCTTGACGGCCGGGTAGCTATAGTCACCGGTGCTTCGCGTGGCATTGGCAAGGCCATCGCCATTCACCTCCACTCTCTTGGGGCAAGAGTTGTGATTAATTATGCTTCAAACTCCACCCAAGCTGATCTCGTAGTATCCGAGCTAAATTCGTCCGGTACTACTTCCTCCCCTCGAGCAATCGCTGTTAAAGCTGATGTTTCGGATCCTGATCAGGTCAAACTCCTCTTCGATCAAGCTGAACAAGCGTTCGAATCTAAAATCCATATGCTCATAAATTGCGCCGGGGTGCTGAACCCCAAGTATCCAACTTTGGCCAACACAACAGTAGAAGATTGGGATGCCACATTCAATGTGAATACGAGGGGGGCTTTCTTGTGTGCAAAGGAAGCCGGTAATCGTCTGATTCGCGGTGGCGGCGGGAGAATCATCCTGATATCAACATCCGTTGTCGGAGCCCTCCTTCCAGGATATGCAGCATATGCAGCTTCCAAGGCGGCCATGGAGACAATGGCGAAAATCCTGGCGAAGGAGCTCAAGGGTACAGGGATAACTGTGAACTGTGTGGCTCCAGGGCCTGTGGCAACAGAGATGTTCTTTGCAGGTAAAAGCGAGGAACTTGTTAACAGGATTGTGGATGCTTGCCCTCTGGGAAGACTTGGAGAGCCTAAAGATGTGAGCAAATTTGTGGGATTTTTAGGGAGTGACGATGGGGAATGGATCAATGGCCAAATCATCAGAGTTAATGGGGGATTTGTTGTTTAA